The following coding sequences are from one Musa acuminata AAA Group cultivar baxijiao chromosome BXJ1-6, Cavendish_Baxijiao_AAA, whole genome shotgun sequence window:
- the LOC103988489 gene encoding probable galacturonosyltransferase 10 — MRRRPFDLRRPARRRWLSIVWVWFVAAGLGVLLLLVVLSREKLPRSDPPLVRQKLYRSSFPEGLNITNEMLSPYSFTRQIVDQISLAKALVVISKDSNNLQFAAELSAQIRKCQALLSSAATTGTPLTTEESEAAIRDMALLLYQAQQLHYDSATMIMKMKGQFQSLDEKMKSEAEKSTKYGQIAAEELPKSLYCLGIRLTMEWFRNSNFQRELSEGRHRMEKLRDNGLYHYCVFSDNILAASVVVNSTTMNSKRPEMIVFHLVTDEVNFAPMKAWFSMNSFRGATIEVQKVEDLSWLNASYVPVLKQLQNSDTQNYYFSGSGDNRTPVKFRNPKYLSMLNHLRFYIPEVYPALQKVVFLDDDVVVQKDLSELFTININGNVMGAVETCMETFHRFHKYLNYSHPLIRAHFDPDACGWAFGMNVLDLREWRRKNVTGIYHYWQERNADHTLWKLGTLPPGLLAFYGLVEKLDAKWHVLGLGYTNVDMSLIKNGAVLHYNGNMKPWLKIGMEKYKGLWDKYVDYSHPLLQQCFVHG; from the coding sequence AAACTTTACCGCTCTAGTTTTCCCGAAGGTCTGAACATTACAAATGAAATGCTGAGTCCTTATTCATTCACAAGACAAATAGTAGACCAAATATCTCTTGCAAAGGCTTTGGTTGTCATCTCTAAAGATAGCAATAACCTCCAATTTGCAGCAGAGCTTAGTGCCCAAATTCGCAAATGTCAAGCTCTTCTGTCCAGTGCTGCGACAACAGGAACCCCATTAACCACGGAAGAATCAGAAGCAGCAATCCGTGATATGGCTCTCCTGCTCTACCAAGCACAGCAACTCCACTATGACAGTGCAACTATGATTATGAAGATGAAGGGTCAATTCCAATCTTTGGATGAGAAAATGAAATCCGAGGCTGAAAAGAGCACCAAGTATGGGCAGATAGCTGCTGAAGAACTTCCCAAAAGCCTATATTGCTTGGGTATCAGGCTTACCATGGAATGGTTCAGGAATTCAAATTTTCAGAGAGAACTCTCAGAAGGGAGGCACAGGATGGAGAAGCTTAGAGACAACGGTCTCTATCATTATTGTGTGTTCTCTGACAACATCCTTGCTGCATCAGTTGTGGTTAACTCTACTACCATGAACTCAAAGCGTCCAGAAATGATTGTATTCCACCTGGTCACAGATGAGGTAAATTTTGCTCCAATGAAGGCCTGGTTCTCCATGAACAGTTTCCGAGGTGCAACCATCGAGGTCCAGAAGGTGGAGGATTTAAGTTGGCTCAATGCCTCCTATGTACCAGTTTTAAAGCAGCTTCAGAACTCTGATACACAGAACTACTACTTTTCTGGAAGTGGTGATAACCGAACACCAGTCAAGTTCAGGAACCCAAAGTACTTATCAATGCTAAATCACTTGAGGTTCTATATCCCAGAAGTCTATCCGGCATTGCAAAAGGTAGTGTTTCTCGATGATGATGTTGTAGTTCAGAAAGATCTCTCAGAATTGTTCACAATTAACATCAATGGAAATGTGATGGGTGCTGTTGAGACTTGCATGGAGACCTTCCACAGATTCCACAAATATCTGAACTACTCCCACCCATTGATACGTGCACATTTTGATCCTGATGCATGTGGGTGGGCATTTGGAATGAATGTCCTTGATCTGAGAGAGTGGCGGCGGAAGAATGTTACTGGCATATATCACTACTGGCAGGAGCGTAATGCCGACCATACCCTCTGGAAGCTTGGGACATTGCCTCCTGGGCTACTGGCCTTTTATGGGTTGGTTGAGAAGCTGGATGCCAAATGGCATGTGCTAGGGTTGGGATACACAAACGTCGACATGTCGCTTATAAAAAATGGTGCAGTATTGCACTATAATGGGAACATGAAACCATGGTTGAAGATTGGAATGGAGAAGTACAAGGGTCTGTGGGATAAGTATGTGGACTACTCTCACCCTTTGTTGCAACAGTGCTTCGTGCATGGATAA